The Nematostella vectensis chromosome 11, jaNemVect1.1, whole genome shotgun sequence nucleotide sequence CTAGGTTACTTGGACCATTTTCAATTTCAGCCAAATTATAGCGCGCTTGTAAACACTGGGACAGATCTTTTTTCAACAGTGgttgacaaaaaaattatttacaaaaacattttttttatttctgcgCTTTTCATTATTCTGAGACTCTCGCCGACGATTTTGAACAGCTAAATTGGCTTCTGGCTcccgtcattcaaaatcccTTGAGCGTTTTTATTGGCCAGCACTGATGTATGGTTTCCAATCACGCCATATCTCCGCTGTCGCTGTCCAAGTCGCTGACCAATGAAGAAGCACAAAATGTTAAATTCTTTTAGTTCCGtaagcaggcccgtacccaggatgtttttttttttttttttttggaggggggggggggggtttctctgataaagggggggggggggttctctGATAAAGGGGGCGGGGTTCTCtgataaaggggggggggggttctctGATAAAGGGGGCGGGGTTCTCCGAAAAAAGGGGGgtgttctctgataaaaatccaACCACCCccggaaaaagaaaaagggattttttatgcctttgcacgGCGGcggctaggacaacgagaTCGAAAAAGATATGTTCGCGCTTGGcgatattattttaattgcaatggaataagcaaaacattatagtcagagacagataaaaataaaaagaggagTTTACAGTGGAAACGTCCGCAATTGACAGTGAAAGTTGGAGatttcacgtcgtggttttaTGGAAAACAGCTGAAATGTATCAAACAGAACGCAATTTCACGTGCTagtattgaattctgaattaaatcccattgttttctgccgtcgtcgtccACGTTGCCGTCGTCATTGCTTAAGGTCCCGAATGTCGGATTTGGTTACACACCATGAGAGTGATCTACAGTACGATGACCAGTCCCGTATCACTTCATATTAAAATTGCTCTATCTTTTTTGCGGAGGGCCCAATGCTCATGATTACacatattttcaaattttattgatATTATATGGTACTTCCTGTTTGCACATAGTGGGAGTAGTTCCgtcacaggcagcccaaggcttctgtcagtggtttataaaggaatgtatggaggaatttatatgttagcgaaaaaatactttatcgtgaaaaataaaactgggGACTCCATCGGCTAACGGCCATCACACACAACTACTTCGAGGCCCGAAAAAACTCGCAAAAATCGACGAGCCGCCAATCCAGCGCCAAAACACTTTGAAACCATACCTTAGCTTTCAATTGAACCGAGTCTCATGTCACCGATTTGCGAATTTCACTCATATTTTTTCCACTTTTTACCGACGACTGTCGAATTCACCACTGTGCCAACAGATCGTGTGCACTTTCTGACCGAGGGGCTCTAGGAACGAGGCACTGCTCGGAAATTCAAACCGAGGAGTGGTCGGCTCGACAACGGCCGCGCCGAGTGTCAGTGTCTACCATCGCGCCACCAGCGTTGCAGGGGGAAACACTCGGCACCGCCGTTGTCGCGCCGACGACTCCTCGAAGTTTGAGGAGTCTATATACCACCACCAGTACTATATAACACCTCGAAGGTGTTAAATAGTACTAAACTTTTCATTGAACAAtttgttttagtttatttCAATAAATTACCGTCGAGGCTCTCTGAGCGACCGCTTTCGCAATCGACCAGCCCCAATAGCGACCACAATTTCAATCCACCAACAAAGTCTTGTTTTTGCCGCTACTTTAACAACTTCAATTTTCAGTTCAAAAGTGTGTTCACTTACGATAGTTTCGACTGTACTACCCTGCGTTTGTCTCTTATCACGCCCCCTGATACCAGATGTTCCCTTTTCTGTCATAACACGTGAAGACGGAGGTGAATAGGTTACATCAAATAAGACGTGATAATTCCTATACCTACATTGCTATGAGTTACAATATTGAGACTCAGGACCATTGGCTCTTTCTGACTTTTTTATTCTCCGAGCAGGATACATGCcgtgtttttgttaacttcataatttttttttagtctattGCCAATCCGTGAGCCAATCAACGCTCGACTACATCGCAGCGAATCTGGGGATACGATATGACGTGCTCGACAACTTCCAAGACAGCTGGCGGAGCTACAAGGTCCAGCTGACTCTGAGCAATGCGGGCTCGCAAGCTATTGCCAACGGTGATTGGTCAATCTATCTGTGTCACATCCGGGTCATAGAACCGGTACATACTAAGCATAACCCTGATGGCTACGTGTTACCTGGATATGGATTAAAGGTAAATGTATATCTAAGTACTGTAGGTACACGACGATCCCGCGCAAATCCTTTCATACTTTAATTACATTTTCATACAGCCCTTATTCCGTGATCTCTacaaaagaaagcaaaaaaaaaaaatgaaaatgggaggggggagtggttTAGGCTTGATTAACATTCGCCCCGTTTAATCTTTTATTCTATGTTGGGTTGAGAACCCCATGCTAaattattttaccttgaatGTAACGTTGATTATGATCGTCACCTGACAAGCATCATCCAAAGCTTAATGCGAGGAGATAAGAATATGGAAGAGCATTGAGAGTTCAAGTAAGCTATAAAACGTTAGGGTTTTGGACTAGCTTTTTTTGAAATTGAGGCCTGCAAAATCGAGGTAAACACGACCGTTGGAGTTCCAAATATGCTATGTGCAATGTCAGGCCTGTAGCgagaatcaaaattttaccgaggcaaagCTAGCCATGGATGATAAATCCATCAAAAGCAGGTGTTTTATCTCAtacttttcaattgtgaaacactaaacatcaaaattttaccgaggcgAGTGCCTCACTTCAGCGCGGTAAAGGGTATTTTCGTGAAACGagatttttcccttttttcacTGTCGAGAAACCGTGCATGGTCCATTTCGACGTCCGTGAAATGCGATTTAACGATTTAAAAGGCCATTTTtcggtccgtgaaacgtgatccgTACCCCCTTTACCATCGCTTCACTTACCTCTGGctggctacggccctgaatgTCAATAAGGAATCGACGGAGTGAGTTATAAGAAAATCTTTTGTTCAAAATAAGATAAGATATAAACCGGTAAGAATTCAAATATCTTTTACTTTAGGTCACGCATGTCAACGGATGTCAACACAGAATCCAGCCAACAGCCGACTTCAAACCTCTCCTACCAGGAGATTCAAGACCAGTCCTTTTCAACGCTGAAAACTGGGCGGTTGCTAAGACAGACGTCATGCCAAATTTTTACGTAGCCGCTGAAGGACTACAGGCTCGCACCATTACCAGCACTTCCGGGGAGAGCCTCGATTTCGTGGGTCCATTTGACAATAAGTTTAAATGGAAGAGATTCGATCCGGACAAGTACAATCCGTTTACACCGGAAGAGCGATTTGCCAAGAATAATGTTACTGATCTTAAAAGACCTGGCCTTCTTGTTTTGCCGAGTCCATCTGAGGTGACTGGGTACGACCCACACCAACAAGTGAATCTGCTGACCGGTGATTGGGAGGTGATCGCTGGAGATGAACTGAAGAACGAGGCGGCTTTCTTAGCAGGTAAAGTGCTTTAAAAACTGCTTCAATCGTTTGTCTGAATTGATGCAAAAATCAATTCAATCGCTCCTGTAAATGACTCCTTTCGTGCTTTTCGAGGTATGTCAGCATTTTATAATTCATTTCAGACAAGCTTGGTATCCGCGCCGTCTCATTCAGTCAGTTTCGTCAGATCAAGCTTCAGCTTGGTGACGTAGCAGTTGGTAACCTTGGCAACCCAAGCAAAGAAGCGTACAGTCTTGAGGTGGACGCTGCAGCTGAGAGGATTCTCATCACAGGCGTGACCCCCCTTGCCGTGTTCTGGGGGGTGCAGTCTCTTCTAAGTCTTGGGCACAGCGGTTATGTTCCTAAGGTGTGAGAGCCACGTGATTATACAGATGACCACGTGATGATTCTGGTGACAATGCATGTGTTGCCAGCATTTGTTCACCACAAACGCGCGATATAAAAGGCACCGACAGGTCTCTTTTATAGCGCGCGTACGAAGGATACTCTCATAGAAGTATTCGTTGTTTTCAGGGTTACACAGCAAAACCGCTGCGCCAGTGGATACTGCGGcgcttataaaaaaacaagattgcaTCATTCGAAGAGGGGTTCTTTCTACATTTAATACATTCCCAACCTAATGCAATATGGTTAAATATACCACCAAACAATCACGAAATATGGCCTTCTATTCCTGGTACAGCCCTGAGGTATGACATTTAGCCCAGGAGTTCTCCCCTGTTTCTGAACGGGTTTTCTGGGGTTTTTAAGGGATGTGACGTCACCGTAAAATATCGTCGGATGAGGACCACGCTCCATCACGGTTCATATCCGAGCGAAGGAAATCTTGTATAAGCGCCTGGGTCCAGGCTGATATTACATGCTCTCTAACAGGTGACCATCCGCGATGCTCCACGGTTTGAGTACCGCGGAATGGAGATCGACTTGGGCCGGAACTTCATGCCTAAATCTGAGATCTTAAAGCTGATAGACGCCATGTCCATGTACAAATTGAACAAACTCCATCTGCACTTGACGGACGACGAGGGATGGAGACTGGAGATACCTGGGCTACCTGAGCTGACCACGGTACTCACAGGGACACGCATAGTCTTAGGGCCACACACGTAGCATAATGGCCGCGCCTACGCGTCTGGCCGACGCCCTAGAAAATGTTCAAAGGCGCGCGCTAAAGATCTCTTTTACAGGTCGTAGTTATAAGGATTCCCTCACGCTTGCAAACCTTCCCAAGTTGCGAGAGCGAAATAATATTGCATGCGGGCGGTTCGTTTCCAGAATTAAGCCATAGAATCCTCTTTTTTCCGATTATTAATGGGCGTCGCATTACTTACGGTTCAGGGCATAACCTCAGGTCTAAATCTACATCGTATGAAAGGCCTACAAATACGAGTCGTTTCAACGAGTTTGTTACTGTTAAATATGCTGattacatttgattaattgtTTTTCATTGTGGTGCTTACTTGAACCTCTGACTCACCTATATTTCAGTATATACTGCGAATAGTTACTATTACGCGATATCAGGATCGTGCCTATTAGGTCAACGCTTATGAGGGTCACATCTAGCCTTAGGGCCACGCCTTTAAGGCCAACGCCTAGCCAAGTGCCAAGTTTATGAAGGCAATGTCTATATGAGAGGCGCACCTAGTCTTAGGGCCACGCCTATAAGGTCAACGCCTAGCCATGTGCCACGTTTATGAGGGTAATGTCTAAGTGAGGGGCACACCTAGCCTTAACGCCAGGCTTAGCTAGAGGAAACTCATATGAGGGCACGCCTATAAGACCAACGCTTAGCAAAAATGTCCCACGCCTAGAAAAGGGTCACACGCCTAGCATAAAGTACACGCCTAGGGCCGCGCCCATAAGGAATTGCCACAGCTGTAAGGGAAACGTTTAAGGATCGGACGCCAAGCATGAACATGCCCATGAGAGCAACGTATAGCATAAGGTCGCTAGTATTAGGGCCTGTAGTGTTTGTCTACTATCAGAAACCCATAAAGAAGGCTTACGCTGAGTTCATAACgaatcaaaatggcggcacAACAAGAACTGATTTATTGCATACGTCACGTAACTATGACAACTAACTACGTCAGTACATGAGCTGGCTGTTGTTCAGCGTGCATACATAACAGGGCCACATTATATTTTAGACCCCTCTTAACGGAAGTTGAACAAGCACTCAGAACTCTGATAAAACATAATTCTTTTGTTGACAGCTCGGCTCGAAAAGATGTCACGACCCCAGGGAACACGACTGCATTGATTCTCAACTCGGGTCCGGTCCGGGAACCGGGAACTCCGGTACCGGGTACTATACGGTATCCGAATACCGGGATATCCTGCGATACGCACGTGATAGGCATGTGGAGGTTATTCCGGAGTTCGACATGCCCGGTCACGGACACGCGGCCATCAAAGCCATGCAGGTAACAATATACGGCTTatgagaaaatatatttgatatGACAGAAGCTATACAGACAGGTATCGTTAAAATTTCTTACATTTATTTCTCAGATGATTTTTCATtggacgaaaaaaaaaataaacacacacGCATTAGCATCCTTAGAAATCCTGTAGTTTCCTATAATCACACATATTGAATTCTTGAAAAAGCTGTGTCCCCGTTCTCTCCCCCCATTGAAAAAAACGATACCTTTTGTTTCAGTCACGATACAGGAAGTATCTGGCAAAGGGCGATAAATACAAGGCAAACCAGTACATCCTGTCGGACCCGTTAGACAAGTCTGAATACCTGTCAGTCCAGTTTTTTACCGACAATGCCATCAACCCGTGTTTGGAGTCAACATACGAGTTCATTGAGCATATCGTGTTTCAAGTTCGACGCATGCATTTTGACGTTCAACCGCTGACGACATTTCATTTTGGTGGAGACGAGGTTGCACATGGCGCTTGGACCAAGTCCCCCGCATGCGCAGCGCTGGCGCAGAAACTGGGCCTAAATTTCACAAGTCCAAGTATTGTAAAGGTAAACCAAGTGTAGCAAACGAGAAATTAGAGgcgtcatttttgttttaggtTTAGCTTCTAAAACCAAGAGCTCGAAGCTCGAATCCGTGATTATATCACTTTGGGACTTAGACAAGCCACGTCTATCTATATTAGGGATAGGTATAGCTGCTTCGTCCGTTGATGCATTATTACGGTTAACACCATGATCACCTcggtttcttttgttttctgaacCGGACGATTACTAACGAAATTCCCTCGAAAACAACGGCGCCGAAAACAACGGCGTTGGGACTTCAACTAATCGTCCCTCGGTTGCGGGgacatttaatcactaaattcccCTCGTGCCATGCTTCAACTTATAAAATCTAGAACTTCCGTGTCCATAATCGGTCTACATCTTGTagaccgaaaaaaaaattctagctAAGCTCCTGACGGGTAATGCTGTCTTGTGATGGCAGGATGTAGTGACGGTGGTCTTGTATTACTAATGCTTTTGACGCTGGCTGACATGTTATTTCCTTCTCAGGATCTTAAAGAGTACTTTGTTCGACGCGTATCAAAAATCACATCCAAGTACTGTCTGGACCTCGGATCCTGGGAAGATGGGGTGCTAGGGGTGAAAGACAAGCCCTACGATAGGGGGTACCTACCCAATCGCAACGTGTACGCCTACGCGTGGGATAACGTATGGGAATGGGGGCATGGAAGCAGGGCATACAAACTCGCCAACGCGGGATACAAGGCAAGTCATTTTTTTAGAGCAGGTACAGATAAAACATTTTCCACCATAAATGTGGCAGCTCAGGTGAAGAAACCAGGCAGCATTGTTCTAAAAGGGGTGCGCAGACATTGTTACCTATGCAAAATATCAAAGATCAGGttatttttccaaaaaaaaaaatacttctttttgacatttttcttGGTCGAGGGTTTCGCGGACCCTCTACGCACAACCGTAGCTACGCGCCTACACAAAAGAGGTTTGGTGTGCCAATGGCAGGGCTTAACAAATAGGCAGGGCGAAGACCCTCGAGAACGCGGGATACGAGGCAAGTAAAATTTAATGGCAACTCAATCCCGGATAAACAAACTTGCAGCGGCGTGGGATGAGAGGGAAACAAACCACCATTCGGTTAAATTCTGATAATTTCACGTGTACATAGCTGGTCAAGTCAAAGAGATGCAGATAAGAGCTGGGATACGCGTGGGGGCTCTGGGGTGGGCATGCGTAGGATAATAGTGAATTTGTATTACAGATACGGATACAATCCTGAAAATTATGGTATTCAATTTCCATTTTATTCCAGGTTGTTATGACCCAGGCCACCCACTTGTACTTTGATCACCCGTACGAACCCGACCCGGAGGAGCGTGGGTACTACTGGGCACCCAGGTACATTGACACTCGGAAGACGTTTGGGTTTATGCCGGATAACCTCTACGCCAATGCCGACTTCACTCGGATGGGCGACCCTATCGTCGATCTATGTCAGACTATGTACAAGGGGCAATGCGTACCGCTAAAGGAGCCAAATAACATTGCAGGTTAGTTGAAAGGAATTTCTGAAAAGTATGACACATAATTATTACTCTATTAGTGTCGTTTCAGACTTATGTCAAGTCCCACATACCAATCAGAAGCCTAAAACATCGACATACCACCCATATTTCACACAGAAACGCGGACATTTTTGCTTCAAGTTACTTCAAGCCTAGATGGTCAGTAGTATAACCGGGTCATAATAACGTTCACCAGGAATGGCGGGAGCCCTTTGGAGTGAGACAGTGAGAACTCCGTCCCAGCTTCAGTCTATGATCTACCCCCGACTTCTAGCCTTGGCCGAGCGAGCCTGGCACAATGCTTGCTGGGAAATAGAGAGTGACGTAACGGAGAGATCACGTCTTCAGGTTATGGACTGGGAGATGTTTGCGAACGCCTTGGGATATAAAGAGCTATTGCGACTGGACCAGATGAGAATCGATTACCATATTCCAGTACCTGGAGCAGTGTGAGTATCATACCGACACCCCCCTGCGCACTCCCAAATATGATATatgtcctaataaggaattgACCGAGCAAgcaagaaaaacgacagttttcaaaacaagatttATTAAAGTGAGGCTCATAAAATGAGGTGGGGATATTTTTCATTACTTATTATGATTGGttttattgtcttttattttGCAGCGTAAAGAATGGCGTCTTAATGACTGATGTTGCGTTCCCTGGCCTAGTTGTTCAGTACAGTGTAGATAACGGGAAAACCTGGAGTGACGTTACTTCCGCCGGAATACGAGTTTCTGGAGAAATCGTGTTGGCGACAAGGTTAGAAATACATATCTAGAATATTAGTTATTAGAATGCAAAATCAACCCCTTGTTTAACAAGCAGCCAATATATAGAGAATACTACATGGAAAGTGCGCGCGTACGGTTTTTATTCACGAGTTGTGCAGTGAGCGCACCGAACgggtgagtttttttttttatacaaaacgagtgaataaaaactgtacaaagcactttccatgctgtattttgtatgtatgaaataaaaaaaaaatttctcaGTATACTGAGAAATTTATAATAAGCCtattacataacattttattagacttgGCTGCAAAGGCTTCGAGGTTTGTGCTGTTCGACGGTTCAAttaaagacagacagaaacttacattgaaatgaatctgtctcgctaatgtCACACACTGTAGCTCATATGTTACACAAGTAGTGCACTTTTTTAATCTATAAAAATCTCGACatctatgaaataaataaattaataaatgataaaCGCTTGTTCGATTTTTATGCACTCGTTGATGCGTTGGAAttgaagccattcaagtgcagtgaaaaaatatcgttCGTCCAATCAGAACCGCGAACGAGTTTTCTTCAcggtggaaaaaaaaattcgttCGCGTCTCTGATTTGCTGAGACTAGTGAACGAACGAAAATTTACTGAATTTGTTTTCCGGGgtatttctcagtatgtatatcaTAAGATAATTGTGGCCCCATATTTGTGAATTAACCAGTCATTTTTGTACACTATGGTTTTAAAGCAGTACATTAACGTTATATGCTAACTTTGGCCCGAGTACGTCCATATggttaaacacgaggttccgctataaaagggaaagctcctcccatccCCGGGTTCAAATTTGCCattataatcagaacactgccaCTCTAGCGGTCACAAAGTATAAGTCCCCTGTAAAATATTGTTTATCTCTTAGCCTAAGTCGTCTTggataaaactatttttgcacaggtaacaagacagcTGTGTTAAGAGAATGATGAATTAGTTATTTGCTGTCCACTTACGTTTTCGGtgaaaaaatttaaattttgcgctatCCATAATCCAGCGCACCTGCATAAATAATTCTCGCGCTCTGgtgaaaatgctcgtattttagagcccacacagcttggtatagcaatAATTTAAGATaggtaaaaacatttttagatagaca carries:
- the LOC5517505 gene encoding beta-hexosaminidase produces the protein MRVLYLYLVVAFCGYNSVYCQSVSQSTLDYIAANLGIRYDVLDNFQDSWRSYKVQLTLSNAGSQAIANGDWSIYLCHIRVIEPVHTKHNPDGYVLPGYGLKVTHVNGCQHRIQPTADFKPLLPGDSRPVLFNAENWAVAKTDVMPNFYVAAEGLQARTITSTSGESLDFVGPFDNKFKWKRFDPDKYNPFTPEERFAKNNVTDLKRPGLLVLPSPSEVTGYDPHQQVNLLTGDWEVIAGDELKNEAAFLADKLGIRAVSFSQFRQIKLQLGDVAVGNLGNPSKEAYSLEVDAAAERILITGVTPLAVFWGVQSLLSLGHSGYVPKVTIRDAPRFEYRGMEIDLGRNFMPKSEILKLIDAMSMYKLNKLHLHLTDDEGWRLEIPGLPELTTLGSKRCHDPREHDCIDSQLGSGPGTGNSGTGYYTVSEYRDILRYARDRHVEVIPEFDMPGHGHAAIKAMQSRYRKYLAKGDKYKANQYILSDPLDKSEYLSVQFFTDNAINPCLESTYEFIEHIVFQVRRMHFDVQPLTTFHFGGDEVAHGAWTKSPACAALAQKLGLNFTSPSIVKDLKEYFVRRVSKITSKYCLDLGSWEDGVLGVKDKPYDRGYLPNRNVYAYAWDNVWEWGHGSRAYKLANAGYKVVMTQATHLYFDHPYEPDPEERGYYWAPRYIDTRKTFGFMPDNLYANADFTRMGDPIVDLCQTMYKGQCVPLKEPNNIAGMAGALWSETVRTPSQLQSMIYPRLLALAERAWHNACWEIESDVTERSRLQVMDWEMFANALGYKELLRLDQMRIDYHIPVPGAVVKNGVLMTDVAFPGLVVQYSVDNGKTWSDVTSAGIRVSGEIVLATRSADRRRLSRRIKIKV